The Caulobacter sp. FWC2 region GACGTTCAGCTCGTCGGCCAAGCCCTTGCGCGCCTCCAGGCTGGAATCCAGCCGCAAGAGCTTGAGCAGGTCGACGATCGACGCACGCCAGTTGCCGCCGCCGCCCTCGATCTGCGCCATCGAGGCCAGCACGGCCTCGACATCGACCGGCGCGGGGCTCGACGCCGTTGTCGCCGCAGCCGTGGCTTGGGGCGCGGCCGCGGGCGGCGCCGAGCCCTGGCCCGCCGGGGCGGCGGGCGCGGCGCGGTCATGGTGGAAGATTTTGTCGACAATCTTGGAGAAGAGACCCATCAGGCGCTCCCTATCAAATGATGACTAGTGAGCGCTGGAGGCCAGGCCCTGGACGTGTTCGAGGTGGGCCTTGATCTTGGGCAGCGCCTTGGCCGCGCCGCCCTTCAGGCCCGCGTCATCGCCATGGTCGGCATAGCCCTGCATCAGGGTCAGGGCCTCGTTATGGGCGGCTTCCTGCTGGCTGATGTAGACCTTGTCGAAGTCGGCGGGCGCGGCGGCGCTGAGGTTGTCGATCAGGCCCTTGCGGCGCTCGTCCAGGCCAGCGGGCGCGGTCTTGCCGGCGGCGATAATCAGCGGCTTCATGGCGTTGGACAGCGCGGTGTGGTCGGTGACCATCTGCTTGCCGAACGCCTTGACGGCGGCCGACTGGCCTTTGGTCTGGGCGATCTGGCCGGCCTGGATCTCGTACATGTCGCTGATGGCGGCGTTGGCGACGAAGGCGTCAGTGGAGGCGGGTCCGGTCACCGCGGCGGCGGTCCCCACGGCGGTCGAGGTGGCGTCCTGGGCGGCGTTGACGGCGGCATTGCCCGTGCCGGGATCGGTCGGCGCCGGCGCGGCGTCCTTCTTCTGGCAAGCGACAAGCGACAGGGCCGACAAGGCTGCGGCGGCCAGTAGGGTGTGACGAGCCATGGGTGGCGTCTCCGTGGTTGGGGATGTCCCCTGAACGGAGCACGCCTGGCAACGTTCCCGTCGCTCGCCTCGAGGATGGCAAGACAGCGGTGGAGCTATGGCGAAGCGCGCTGGCGTCTCGAATTCCACAGCCGTGCAGTCCATCCGGCGAACTGGCGGTCAGCCAGTGTCGCCGATCACACGCTCGCGCGGATGCTGCGGCGCCAGGAGCGGCGCGAGCCAGGGTTCGCGGCGCACCGTCCAGCTTTCATATTGCGGGCCAAACCACCCTGTCGCGTCGAAGCTGCCCAGGGAAAGCTCGTACTCCCGGCCGCTGTCTCCGTGGCTGTTTTCGGCCAGGACGCGCCCGCCGCAGGTCCCGCAGAAATAGCGGACATAACCGGGCGAACTTTCCCAGGCCGACATCGCCCCTGTGATCTCGACGTCCCGTGGGTCGTAGACCACGAAGGGATTGAAGGCGGCGGCATGGGCCTTGCGGCAGGTCATGCAGTGGCAAAGCCCGCCGCGTTTGGGCTCGGCCAGGGTGTTGAAGCGGACGGCTCCGCAGGCGCAGCCCCCCGCGCGGCGTTCAGACGTCATGGCGATCCTCCCTGTGGGGCCCTCTAGCCCTCGGCGCCCCCGGGCCAGGGGGCTGAGCGGTCCATGCGCCGTCCTGGCCGCGACGGAGGCCTAGGGTCTGGGTCTGACGGCCAGCGCCACGACCGCGGCGCCGACGCCGACCACCAGCGCGTCCTCGATAAGGCCGCTGCGGGTCTGCCCCAGGCCGGCCATGGCCCGCTTGCGCCCGGCCAGGGTGAGGTAGGCCAGGGGCGTCGCGGTCGCCACGGCGATCAGCGCGCCGGCCCGCGCCTTGCCGCGTGGGGCCAGGGCGGCGCCGGCGATGCCGGCGCTCAGCGCCCGCGCCAAAAGGCCCAGGAAGACCGTGCGGTCAGGCGCGGACTTCATCTTGTCGCCCAAGAGCTCCCCCGCCCCCATGGCCAGGGCGCCGAACTTGAACACGGGGTGGTCGAGAAGCAGCAGCGGGCCAGGCGTGCGCGCCCCCGCCAAGCGCGCGGCCGCGAGCGCCGCCATGGGGGTCATCGACCGCGCGCTGGCGACCGCGCCGATCAGGGCCGAAGGCCAAAGCCGAGAACTGTTCATGCCGGGCTCAACTCGCCAGGGCGCGCAAAGGTTCACGCCCCTGGGCCGCCCCGCCGCACCGAACCGCACAGGTCTCGTCCGCGGAACCGCCGGCGGGGCTTTGGCTTTCGAGAGCGGCAAAGGAGATCCCATGCCCCCTGCCCCGAGCACGCCAGACGCGCCGCAGACCGCCATGATCGAACTGACGGGTGGTCGCGTGACCTTGCGCGCGGAGGTTCGCGTCACGCCCAAGGGCCTCCTGGCGGTCGGCGCTCTGGTTTCCGGCGTCCTTCTGTCCACGGCGGCCCTGGTCTGGACCGCCACGTCGGTGGCGCGGCGCCACCCCTTGGCCACGCGCATCAAACCAAGATAGGCCGGTCGTTCAAAAGCCCCGCCCGTAAGCCAAGGCGGCTAACCGGCGGCTGGGCGGTCCTGCGCGCATTGGCGCCCTGGGAGGCTCTCCGGGCGCCACCGTCCATTTGACCCTAGGCCGTCCCGCGACCGTGAACGTGGCGCGCGCAACGGCGTTAAAAAGCCCAACGGCGCGCTCTTGCGTCCATCAATATGGAGTCTGCGATGTTCACCCCTGAGGTGCTCTGGCCTATCGGCGCCCTGCTCCTGCTCGGCGTCCTCATCTACGGGATGATCCAATACAAAACGCGCAACCGGCGCAACGATCCCATCACAGAGGCGGCGGCCAAGCGTCTGTTCGACGATCCGGCGAGCTATGACGAGGCCACCCGAGCGGAGCTGGAAAAGGGCGTGCGTCCATCCTAGCCGCCCAGCCGCCCGGCCTCGGATCGCCATAAGTCGCCTGAACCGCCGCCGCTAGGCCGCGCGCGTCAAAGGTGGAGCCATGGCGGGCGCGGCGGGGCAGACGAAGCGGCCCGCCACCGCGCCGTCTCGCAGCCGCAGTTCCAGCAGGCAGTCGAGGCCGGCTTGGCTCAGGCGATCGGCAAGGGCCCGCGCCGCGCCTTCAGCCTGGGCGCCGCTCCTGTAGAGCATGGGATTGTCAAAAAGCGCTGGGCAGCGAACGGCCCAGCCCGCGCCCTGGGGCGCGACCGAAATCATCGTCGGCATATCGCTACAACACACAAGACAAAAGGCGGCGGCCGGCCTTCCACCGGCCGCCCAACAGTTAAGCCACACTCATGGCGTCCAGGCGCCGCAAGGCGTCGAGCACCTCGCTCAACGGCACGGGCGCGTGGGTTCCCAGCAGCCATCGGTGGGTGGGTCGATCCTCCACCGCGCTGGCGTCCGAAGCCCAGGCCGCGAGAATCTCGCGCTTGGCCTCGGCGTCCAGGTCCGCGTCCTTGACGACTTCCAGGGGGTGGAGAAATCCTACCGCAGGGCGGCAGGGCCATGGTGCGCGCTTGGCGATCTCAGGGCCGGCAAGCCTGATGAGCCTCCGTCGTCAGGCCGCTTTGCGGGCTTTTTCAGGCCCGGCCAGGCGCTGCTGCGAGGCTTGCCCGATCTCGATGCGGCGGGGCTTCAACGCCTCGGGGATCTCCCGCTCGAGTTCGATGGTCAGCAGGCCGTCGGCATGGCTGGCGGCCCGCACGACGATATGATCGGCCAGTTCGAACCGCCGCTCGAACCCGCGCATGGCGACGCCGCGATGCAGAAAGTTACGCTGCCCCTCCTCGCCCTTGGCCTTCTTGCCGGAAATCACCAGCAGATTGGGTTGGGACGTGATCTCCAGTTCGGCCGGAGAGAAACCGGCGGCGGCCAGCGTGACGCGGTAGCTGTCCTGGCCGGTCTTTTCGACATCGAACGGCGGATAGCTGGTGTCGGCGCTGCTGCTGAGAGCGGCCTCCAGCACGTCCGCCATGCGGTCGACGCCGATCATCGAGCGGTACAGGGGGGAAAGATCAAACGCAGTGCTCATTTCCATCTCCTCGCAAGCAAGTTGGACATGAGGGACGCCCGAAGCGTTCGGCGCCCCAGAACCGAACCCCTGAGGCATTCGGCGCAACGAAATCTAATATACGCCAAGCCGGCGTCAATCACCCCCAAGCACATTTTTTTCGATCACACCCAGCGCGGCGTCGCGCGGCCTCCGTTGCTCTCAAACCCGAGCATAGCGCCAGCTTCGGGAGGTGACACAGATCGTCAATACAGTATTGATGCCGCTATCTGCAGCTTGACGGCGTGACATCTCAACCACCTCGCTCTGACCTCTTGAACTCGGGGCGACAGGGCCCCGCGCCCGGCTAAACCATGCCTTGGCGGGCTGAGACGGCCGATCCTTTTGGCGCCGGCGGCGTGGACCGGCGGCGCGCCGCGACCCAGCAGCTGCGACGCCGCAGCCACAGACTCACTCTTTCACGCGATGAACGCCTTTGGGCCGGGAACGCGGCGCGCGGTCGGATGTTCGGTCGCCATGTCCTCACGCCAACCCCTTGTTCTGATCGTCGAAGACGAACCCCTGATCCGGGAATTGGCTGGCCTTGCGGTCGCCGACGCGGGTTTTGACGTCGTGGAGGCCGCCGATGCGCAGCAGGCGCTGGAAATCCTGAACGCCCGCAGTGACGTCGGCGTGCTCTGCACCGATGTCGACATGCCCGGCGCCTTGAACGGGTTGGAACTGGCGCGTCTGGTGCACGAGCGCTGGCCCGCCATCCGCCTGGTCGTGACGTCCGGCCGCCCCCTCCCCGCGCCGGTCCCTGACGATGGCCGGTTCTTGAGCAAACCCTATTCGCTCGACGCCCTGACCCGGACCGTGGCGGACGTTTCAGACCCCTCCTGAGGCAGCGACCTAGGTCGTCGGAGCGCTGTCGCGCAGCACCAACGCGCCCTGTGACAGGACGATACGCTCTCCCGGATGGGCCGTAAGCGCAGCCTCGAAAATGGCGTTGGCGAGGATCATCGTGGCGGCGCGCCCAAGGAGACGCCCTGGGCCGCGGCTCGTCCGAAGTTCGACGGTGAAGGGAGCGCTGTCCTGAAAGGTCGCCGCAGCCATGAGCCAAATCCGACCGGCTACTGGGGCTTGGCGTCCCAGCGGCTCATGATGCGATCCTGGTGGCGCAGCACGACGACGCGGCCGGGATATTCCCGCGTGGCGGCATAGTAGGCCGCGTAGCCAATCGATGGAGAGGCGCTGACGGCGACCACCTGTTCGAGGGCGCCCATATCGGACGACCAAAGCTCGACGCTGAACGGAAGATCTTCCTCATCGCTTTGGAACTTCTGCCCCGGAGGCGGCGTTTTCGACCGACGGTCGAGGGGGCTGTCGGCGGGGCTTAGCTTGGCAATCTGCGGGGCCATGATGTCCTCCCGTGAGACATGGCAGGCTTGCTCCAGTGGATGCTTATGTCAATTAACAGATGCGAGCGGGACGGAAAGATCAGCAGATGACTGAGCCCAACGATCGCCGGTTCGAACTGCTTGTCGAGTCGCTGACCGGCTACGGCGTCTACATGCTCGATCTCGCCGGCAAGGTCACAAGCTGGAACCGCGGCGCACAGAACCTCAAGGGTTACAGCGCCGAGGAGATTCAGGGCCAGCCGTTCAGCCGTTTCTTCACGCCGGAGGACCGCCGCGCGGGCCTGCCCGAGCACCTAATCGATCAAGCGCGAAAAGACGGTCGCGTCGACGGCGAAGGCTGGCGGGTGCGCAAGGACGGCAGTCAGTTCTGGGCGGTGGCGACGTTGCATCTGATGCGCGACGACCACGGCGAGCCGATCGGTTTCGCCAAGGTCACGCGCGACATGACCGAGCAGCGCGCCGCTCAGCAAGCCCTGATCGAGAGCGAGCGGCGCTTCCGCTACCTCGTCGAGGGCGTCGTCGATTACGCCATCTACATGCTCGACGTGAACGGCGTCGTCACCAACTGGAACCGCGGCGCGCAACGCATCAAGGGCTACGACGCCGAGGAGATCGTCGGACGCCATTTCGGCGCCTTCTACACGCCTGAGGATCGCAGCGCGGGACGCCCCGCCCTGGCGCTGGCCACCGCCAAGGCCGAGGGCCGGTTCGAGGGCGAAGGCTGGCGGCTACGCAAGGACGCAAGCCGCTTTTGGGCGTCCGTGGTGATCGATCCGATCCATGACGAGGCCGGGACCCATATCGGCTACGCCAAGATCACCCGCGACATCAGTGAGCGCAAGGCGGCCGAGGAGGCGCTA contains the following coding sequences:
- a CDS encoding DUF3597 domain-containing protein; translated protein: MGLFSKIVDKIFHHDRAAPAAPAGQGSAPPAAAPQATAAATTASSPAPVDVEAVLASMAQIEGGGGNWRASIVDLLKLLRLDSSLEARKGLADELNVHAGEPGSAEQNIALHKAVMKKLAENGGQVPESFYR
- a CDS encoding DUF4142 domain-containing protein, which translates into the protein MARHTLLAAAALSALSLVACQKKDAAPAPTDPGTGNAAVNAAQDATSTAVGTAAAVTGPASTDAFVANAAISDMYEIQAGQIAQTKGQSAAVKAFGKQMVTDHTALSNAMKPLIIAAGKTAPAGLDERRKGLIDNLSAAAPADFDKVYISQQEAAHNEALTLMQGYADHGDDAGLKGGAAKALPKIKAHLEHVQGLASSAH
- a CDS encoding GFA family protein, which gives rise to MTSERRAGGCACGAVRFNTLAEPKRGGLCHCMTCRKAHAAAFNPFVVYDPRDVEITGAMSAWESSPGYVRYFCGTCGGRVLAENSHGDSGREYELSLGSFDATGWFGPQYESWTVRREPWLAPLLAPQHPRERVIGDTG
- a CDS encoding HIG1 domain-containing protein, yielding MFTPEVLWPIGALLLLGVLIYGMIQYKTRNRRNDPITEAAAKRLFDDPASYDEATRAELEKGVRPS
- a CDS encoding Hsp20 family protein, with the protein product MSTAFDLSPLYRSMIGVDRMADVLEAALSSSADTSYPPFDVEKTGQDSYRVTLAAAGFSPAELEITSQPNLLVISGKKAKGEEGQRNFLHRGVAMRGFERRFELADHIVVRAASHADGLLTIELEREIPEALKPRRIEIGQASQQRLAGPEKARKAA
- a CDS encoding response regulator; translated protein: MSSRQPLVLIVEDEPLIRELAGLAVADAGFDVVEAADAQQALEILNARSDVGVLCTDVDMPGALNGLELARLVHERWPAIRLVVTSGRPLPAPVPDDGRFLSKPYSLDALTRTVADVSDPS